From the genome of Hippocampus zosterae strain Florida chromosome 8, ASM2543408v3, whole genome shotgun sequence:
TGTGCACACATGTTCACATaatgcaatgacaaaaaaaagtaaatataagacactgttttgttttttgcaatatTAGTAGTTGTAGAGAATAGTGAAAGGCTAATTATTGATTTGTTACCTTTGACAGATTGTGGCTCTGGCTTACAGAAATACCTGATGCGCCTGTTGACTTATTTGCCTGGAATCACTATTTCCAATGCTCCTCTCTCACCACGTCTACTTTATGAAGTAGGCCAGACTGCAGCCAGAATGGACAACATCCTCAGAGAGGTGCAAGTGTACACCATTTGAATGAACACTATTTAGCCCCATACTAAAAGTGAagaaatccgtttttttttcccagctgcCAACCTTAATGCTTGAGCATATTTTGGATGAAAATCACGACCATGACGGAAGTCTGGCATGTCAGAATGTTTGTTAGTCTTGCCGCATAGTGTGACATGTCTTACGTTCTCCTTCGATTGGTTCTCCTCATGAGGGTGGCGGCCATATTGGAGCATATGCTAGCTGTCTGTGGGcaggaggtggggtacaccctgaacaagttgcctcACAATTTTAGACCAATTACACGAACACCCATTCGTGCTCAACAattacaccttgggacaatttagagtgttccattaaccacccatggcatgtttttggaatgtgagaggaaaccggattactcagagaaaacccatgcatgcctgggcagaacatgcaaactccacacagggagaccagagccggaatcgaaccccgcacctctgcactgtgaggtggatgtgctaaccagttgactggTTCCGAGTCTCAGggcccataataataataataataataataacattattattatctatcctttcattttcaacaccacttatcctgaaccGGTCACGAGAAGGTGCTGGCGCCTAACCCAGCTACTACGCCTTCAACTGTAGCCagccgcagggcacatatagagacaaacaaacattcacacccacattcgtCAAAAGCCAACTAGTCAACCAACAGCAAAACAGCAATGCCatagacaatactcccacaacacgTGTAAGACagtggagtccttaaatagtgaaTCTATtgattacagattggcagcaggtacGCTAGAAAGTCCGCTCATgctacctgctggccagaccgcaaaaccgaaacgtgacacatTCATACTGTCAcggagtgggaactgatcccacgctaCCCAGACACGAGTCTGGGGAGTGTACCACTAAACCATGAGCGGCATTTCCGCTTTCCGACCGCACCTCAATACTAATTGCAACTGAGGGAGTATTGCACAGTATAGCAAGCTTTCATGGTTCACAGCAATCCTCTTATGAAATAACAAGGCATTTAGATACTGACACTTATTGCATGACTAAGTGGCagaacaggaaacaaaaaaaccaaacaaaaaaaagaatattgaatGATTTCCACCCTCCTACAATCAGACCTGATTTCTTGCATGCAAGCCTTACCACACAAAATCTTTCTCCTCAACTACTTGGAATGAGGGTGCGTCTAATCAGTACAGCAACACCCGTACTTCTTGTTGGACAGTCCCTGTGTCAGGTCCACCGTATAAGGTGCATTTCCAGTGCGATTGCTATTCTACAttttctctttgctttgagagaaCAGAAAAACTCCACACATCAACCCAGTCATAGCTGATTTGAATGCCCTGTAtactaaaatgtgttttctattttgttcCCAGGTGGAACATCCTCAACTTAACAAGTTGCAAAGGGATAGTTTCACATGGAGTCTGTCAAATGTTCCCATTCTAGAGAAATACATTCATGTACTAGATGGAGACCCTCTTCAGGAGGTTGTAAGGTCCATCCTCCATCAGTACAAAACCACTGTCTCCCGCAAATACCCAAGGTTCCGCAAGTGTAAGTATATTATTTCCTAATCGCATATGAAGGTGTTAAGTGATAGTAGACATTGCTCAACACCTGTTTGCTAAATTAGCCTTTTAGCTATTTTGTTATGATGATGTTATTGAAACAATTGCTTAGTTTCCGGTGAACAATTAAGCTATCTGTCTCATAGCAGTctaagtttttttatttttacatctaCTTTTATCTCTGATTTGATGTTTTGCAGATATTAAGTGCTTATATCCTGCTTTATGTCTGTCTTTCCTCAGCGCTCATTCACGGGGACTTAAACGATCTCAATGTGCTTGTGCAAGCTGATGAGAGCAGAGGCTACAGGGTTTCTGGTATCATTGATTTTGCAGATATGAGCTTTGGTTGCTCTGTCTATGATCTAGCTATCAACATCATGTATATGATGCATTTGAGCCCCAATCCCATTGAGGTGGGTGGACTTGTTCTAGCAGGCTGGGAAAGTGTCCTTCCTCTCAACGAGGCAGAGCGAGACTGCCTCTTTTGGTTAGTCCTGTGTCGCTTCTGTCAGCAACTAGTGTTGTGTTTGTCCCTATCATCAAGCTACCCTGAAAATCAGGACTATATTATGCGTCTGTCCAAGAGAGGCCCTTTGATTTTAGACAAATTTTACAAAATAGGGAAGGAGCAGGTGGAGAAGGTGTGGTTCCATACTGCTGCTCACTTCAATGACAGAAATTAAGAAGGAAATAACAAATAAAGACGGTCATGAAATACTACTGTCAACAGTGGTATTTTTAGGGGATGGCTTGGGGCTCACTCATTTGCCCGAGATGGGACCAAATCCAGCAAGAAAAGGAATAGCATACCTGTCAacatttcggagcgccaacctgtataaactaccaaaaaattccttataaagagcaaaaaatctttataacataccaaagcattttatacgtcaaaataacggcagaaaaaccCCCCACGAAATTTCCAATGATATTTAtagtagatctccataatacaatttctggctaatgtctaatcatcattctacttattAGCatgactgtgttcagagttgtattcctgcgctacttttttcaccaaccccaaatcatttggagttggtggaaaaaaaaaaacaggacattttcagaatacatatgatttgtgcgatacggccatattcgtaagattcaccacaaaatccgtatgaactatggctaaaccgtatgagttgacaggtatggaacAGCGTGTGTAAAGTTTGCTCTTGTCCTTCTGTTACGGACATGTTATTAAGACACAAGGAAACTGATTTATactgtgcaaaaaaatgtgagtgagTGAATTTGATGAGAATGAGTGTACTTTCAGTCATATGCATGTTTCAACATCACCTGCCTAATGACTGAGCTAAATACAGTTATTTGACAAGACGAAATCTGAAAAGATGAAATTTGCCTCGTGGAAGATGAGGACAGTTTATTCTGTACAggtatttgttttaattgacgGACGATTGTTCAGCTGTGATGGGCATTAATAAAGCTTTTTCCACCATATCTGCTattttactgaaacaacaaatCCTTTGTAAAATACAAATTGGATGAGAATTGAGAGTTTCACatctagtgatttttttttggacattgaAATCATGTTTAAAGTGTGGACCACAGACATTTGTGCTAATGACATTTCTCATTGAAAATGTCTGAAACTGAAGGTGATGTGTTACAATTACTAAATTTAAACTAAAGGCCAAGTGTATTATTATCAAAGGTCAAGTGTATTATTATCAATTTTTCCGGATAAAGAATGCTATTCAATCGCAAGTCATTTTGTGTGTTAcattattcttaaaaaaaaatctcagttaaaaaaaatacactttcatGGAAAGCAGATCTAGACATGGCACAAAAACATTCGAGGAGGATGACAAAAAAGGAAAGAGTGTGTCAGATCAAAGGCAGCGACTGCAAACTGAACCTTTTGTAAAACTGTGCATTCGGTCTGAAcatattttttcatgttaataaatattttatttctaaatGCAGGCCTCTTTTATGTCATTTGTCAATAAGATGTAGTTCCTCTGACATACCGGTGCTTTATAGTCATGGATCAAATGATGTCACATTCCATGGAAGACCCTATTTACTGGTAGTGTCTTTTCACTGAAATTAATGAAACAAACCCTACCACATAAACTGACATGTCAGTGCTCAGTATAACCGtaatgttgaaaaatacagtatatttacagATATATTTACATATTAAGACTTCTTAGACCATTTTAAATGAGTGTAGTATACGTGTTCCTGATTGTAGGACTGATTATTCCAAATGAAGAGTGAAAAATAAGTATAAACCCTGTGAAGAAAATGGTGCTGCCTTTATCCGTGTCTTCTGCAATATTAATACAGTAGTTGCAGAGAGAGGGAATATGCTGTATGGCTAATTGTTGGATTGTTTGTTGTGGCGACAGCATACAGCAGTATACAATGCACTTTTTGAATTATACACCTCGAGCTCTGTTTGTAACACTGACAAACCAGACATGACTATCTTCTATTgctccttttatttgttttgtcaagACAAATGCCGGATTTCAATGACAGACGCATGAGATGGACgcatgtgatgatgatgatgatgcaactGAAATGCCTTGTGTTGTAGCTGAGATTTAACTTACATTCCATTGCATAAGGTGAACACGCAGAAGATGAATGATCTACCCATCGTACGCCGTGCGATGTGGCTTCATTTGTATGTTAAGATTGCACATTTCGACAGTCGGGAACAGGAtttaaatatgactttttactATCGTGGACATTTTTTGGAGGACACTCTGACATTTCCTAGCCGTGATAGGTAAACTGCAATGTGCTAGTCAAACCCCATCAGCGTTCTATAATGCAGACAATTGCACAGTGAAACAGCTTGCTCTGGCAGATGTGCAGCTGCATTGTGCCATATCTCGGCTCCTCTCATCCACTCCTTATCGCAAAAGCACATTCTTTTGGGAAAGGGAGGATGTgctttgtgcaaagaaaaggcACTCTACAAAGCCAAAGCTTTCACTGATTTTCTGTGAAGAGTCCAATGTTTGGTAATACACGATGCAAGGACTATGTCGTCATGAACTTAGTCTTTTATAGTTTcgatgtatttttattgattgcCAGTCAAAGTGATAAACTATAAGATATCAATATTATCTGCTATTATTTGACTCAGTACAGAATAATTTGACTTGGTGTGTAATATTTGGGGACGGCCTCGTGGGctactggttagcgcgtcgaccacacagtgcagaggtaccgggtacaattccagctccggcctccctgtgtggagtttgcatgttctccccaggcctgcgtgggttttctatgggtactccgatttcctcccacattccaaaaatatgcattgcaggctgattgaacactctgtattgtcccttggtgtgagtgtgagcgcggatggttgttcgtctctgtgtgccctgcgattggctggcgactgattcagggtggcccctgcctactgcccgaagatggctgggataggccccagcacaccccgcgacccttgtgaggataagcggattggagaatggatggatgtaatatTTGGCTAACAATTTAAATCTGGCCAGAACAGCCAGACAGTGATGTGCCGATGAAACGGATCAAAGAACTTTACAAAAACGGTCGAGGGGAACTCACTGTTGATGAACTAATCTGTGAAATCGAAGGCAGTTGCGATTGGAATGTTTTCCAGTGCCAGTTTTCAAATGTTATTGTCAGGTCGGCCAACGTACCGATTTGATTAATTGTGTCGCCTTTCTGGACCGAATGAaaaggcagagaaaaaaaaacaaaaaccaagaaaaagaaaaatcaatattGATTTAAGACAAGTAGCCAGAATACAGAGTGAATCTCTTACCATTATGCCGGTATCGCTGCttgtaaaaatgaaacaaaattttattcaaccacatttttttttgcgtgctaATCTCTTATGCCAGAGCACCTTGCCCAATAACAGTGTCAGTAGCTATGACAGGGCAAAGCAGAAAAATGAGCATACAACATTGAACATTATACAATCGGGAGTCAAACAAATACAGTTCAAAACATTCTTAAATACCACTGTCATTTTAGTGAGAGATTGTGTTGATATGCTAAGCGGCAAATGACTCACCAGCAAAGGACTGAAAATTCGCAGGGGGTGTCGCAGTTATCAAACCTTGATGAACTTGAATGTGAATTTATTGCTACAGTGTGATGAACAATGATGCAAAACTGTTAAATGAGCAACCATCCATTCTACTGGTACTTGCTCAGTATCAACACAGCAAAGTGCATTCTATTGTTGAGTATTCTCAAAGCCATGAGTGGGGTATTGACAGACggtcatcaaggaggagatggACTCACAACAAACAATGTACAGAAAGCAATTTTGCAAGCTGGATtcaatttaatgtatttttacacGGTCTGCTTTTCATGACATTCGGTGGTTCTTCTTTGCTTACCTCAAATTAATTCCTCTAACTTGATTTatctcccctccccctccacaTTGCTAACTTTGCCAGAGAAGCTGTTTGGATTCCAATATAGCAGCGGCTAATGCAGGTAAATGGAAAGCAGCCTGCTCTATTTGTCATCGGGGGTCTGCTGGCGGCAGTGACACTGTCCTGGCAAAAGGGTGATTAATGTGAAAGGTGGAATTTGTCTCATTATGTTGACAGGGGCTAATAAATGCGTTGTAAACAGACGGTCACAGCTGTTCATGCATCATCATAATCCTGGATTAGGTAGTGCCAGGAATGACCAATCAATGCAATTAGTTTGACGGAATTCATTTACCCATTTCTTTGACTTTGCTGCAATGTGTTTCAGTTCATTCGGAAACTCGATTCACAAAGTGACACTGAATATCTCACATCcaataaaaaaacatctggtGCAACTTCATTTGTGTCCACTGTAGCACAGAATTGGCTGAGTGTGCGCACACACGATTGAAATGACAACCAatatccatccttttttttctgttggcgAAAAATCCCTGCAGAATGTGCAGAGCTGCTGTTGCAAAAAGTCATTATGTAAATGCAGCTTTTAATTCCTACCTCCCAGTGTCTCCGAGAGAAAAGACATGTGACTTTTAAATGGGAGCATTCGGTAAAGAGGTCACCAAGAATGCCATCAACATGCTGTCACTTATCTCTGTCACGGCTCACTGGTGCAGGCTCGATGCACTTCTTCTTGTAGTTTGTCTCACTTTGCTTTATTTTCAGCAGCTGCATGGGACTTTGCTTGAGTAAATATACAAATACCTCATGCACCCAGTCAGTTCATCCTATTACCAACGTGCCGGTCAATTGAGATGATCAATTTGCATAATGGAGCATTAAATTGAGGCTCATCAAATCCACTTCTCAGCAACTTACTCGCATGGAAAGCTCACCCAGACTGGCAATTTCCTTTTGATGGAGTGACATGTACATATACTTCTTACTGCAGTAGCCTAACCCtacaaatatttggaaaaaaaatagcgcCTCAGTGTCtttactcatgcacacattgttTAATGTTGCTGAAGGTATAGACCATCATGGGGGAGAGTGAAAAGTGACCTGATAGGGAACATTTTTAACTCAACCTTCACTTAAACTTACTTCCACCAAGCTGTATGGTGAAgtgaacatttttcaatgttAGAGGTTTTTCCATTATTCTATTCTATCTAATTTTTTTAGGTACAGAGTAAAGATTCACATGTGAAATTCGAGTGTATAAATACAATTAGAATTCAAGCATAGTTGGTGAATCATGGTCGGTTAGTTCCAAGTGCAAGACCTGGCCActggggggcagtataatacagacgcaaacaaaatactgtaatttCACAACTATTGGAAGTGACTCAGTAGGCAGCAGTTAGATGTTCTTCGCagagcattaaaaatatattccagtgggtattgttatattgtctgttcATTCGAAGTGTGAGAACACTGCCACACAAATGCTTTTCATGAGCCCGtctatggcgttttgcattgtttaTTAGCTTTAAGTTCAGCGGACTTCAGCCAAAACCACATGACGGCTCATATTTTTGGATGAGAAACTCCCAAATTGGGTAAGTGTCTACAATACTGTTTTAGCTAATTAGCTCATTCGCTTGAAATGTCTTCCTGCTGCCTCTCCCCCATCCTTTTTGTCCCGTGTTTGGACTGCCGCCCCAAGGACACAGCACAGTGACTATGATTGAGCAATTTTTACAACCTCTACCAAGCAACATCCATCCTTCTATTTTTCTGTACCACTTATCCCGTTCAAGGTCGTGGGGAGCTATAGCCTGTACCAAGCAAAAGGGGCAAAGGCGGAATACACTCTGGTCAATAGCAGAACACATGCAGATACACATGTCACTTCGCACCCAATGGGATCATAAAATAAACTGATGGAAAGTAAACTCAGTAGGCTGCTCTAGATTCCTGGAGATTGATACCCCACACTTACATTCAACTGCCACCGGCTGTCTGATTGTGTGAACACAGCAACATCGATACACAACTATACCTATCAACTCTCAAATGTTGGACAGTTTAGTCCGATAATTTGCATTGTCTGTCTATATCAGGGCTGGGTGAGCTACAGCCCATTGGTCACATGTAGCTCAAACAATTCTTTAATCTGGTGTGATTTGTTACATTAAGCTGTATTTTTCTATAACTGGTTCtttgaaatgtgtcatttttcattAATGTAtcttattttacacatacactatatatatatatatatatatatatatatatatataaacacacacacacacacacatcagccaAGTTTGCAGTTGGTGTCAAAAGCCATGTCAGTAGTTTTTCCTTCAGCATGCCACCAGTTGCTATTTTTAACCATATTTCCTCCCCGCTAATTAGTAATAATACAGAGTGGGCGACGCACCGTTTTGTGTCATTACCCACCTTGGGCATAAGACACAGTTAGTTGCAGGGTTCAAAGTAAAAAGATATGTTTATTTGAGGATCAGCGACTTGACAACTCAAAATATTGGAACCAAAGCAAGGACTGGTCACATCTGTGGCGAGAGGCTGGAGCGCACGCACAAGGACGAAACACACTGGCACAGGACAAAGGGAGACAAGGACCATTTAAAAACAAGGTGAGGGGCAACAGGTGGAAACAATCAGGGCGGGGCTGACAATCAGACTCGCATACGAGGAAGGGTAAGTCAGGTGAAACAAGAGGAGagtcattctttcaaaataaaaatgtgtcaccGTGGTGTGACATGTTGGAGCTTCAAGCTTTATAAATTCTTCTCTTCTCAGATATGCGTATTATTTTTATATGATAGGAACGCTGTTTCCCCTTTGAATGATTCAGCCATGATATACTGCAAACATGTATGTCATTTAGTTCTGTCACGCACACAGTGAGTGAAGATCTCCAAAGAGGGATTGATAAAATAGCCTTCACGTGAGGGTCACGTTTTTGTCGATTGTCTGGTCAGGTTTGTGCAAGTCCACCCGAGTTCCTGCCTCATTTTAATCTTGCGTCTGACGCAAGATTAAAAACATCGCACTATCTGAAAGCAACACTTTTCTTCATCCTATTTTAAATGTCACGCCTGAAAGATAACTCAGCTGAGTGTTTGCCCCTCCATGCTCCAGATCCATACCATTAGCATAAATGGAGAATCAATTATTTCAGCCCTGATGGAGCTGATTATGCAGAGAATATAAAGGCAGACGGAAGGAGTCTTAATTACAATAACGACCTTTGTGGCCTTTCCTCCATCACCGGTGTAGCAGCAACATGTTGGTGTTTCATGGCTGAGTCACTAATTGCCCGATCGTAATAGCTGAAGAAATGGTAAAGTGGATTGATCCCTTTGGCATATCACTTTCAAAAGCAGCACATTGGCACTGCCACGCAACAAAATGTGAAGCCACCTCCACCCTCCCAcaccacacaaacaaaaccctCTCACGCGGCACAAATGCAGCTCTCACTTTATATTAGGTGTCAAATATATCTAGAGCGTCACACTCTTAATACAGCTTATAATGAGAAAATCCAGAGTGGTGCAGAGTGGGTTGAGGAACACCAGGCAAAGGCCTATATCTCCTGAAGCAGAGGTGCGGTGAAAAGCCACCTGGTAGCACAGCCAGTGCAGAGAAGTGAGGCTTGCTGCTTCCATGTCACGCCTGTCAGAATGAGAGATGGGCTGAAAGAGAGGCAGATAGAGCGAGTAAGGGCGATATGAGCAAATGAGTAGCGGGAGAAGGGAAGGACCAGCTGCTGGGTTTCTCACTGATGCAGCGGATAAACAAAAAGACACCATCGCTGCTGGATAAACGTCAGAAGATTGTCGTGGTTATACAGCATTTATTAAAAGCGCAGCGAATGAAAAAATGTCAAGTGAATCAATATCACTCTAAAGTGCCTTTGGTGTGCTCCTTCGTCATCATGAAAATGCGGCAGAGTAAAAAGTCCGATCACAAGTGGTCAAACATTCTCACACATCCCAGTACCATCAATCTCTTAAAATGCGTCGGCttcattttgtgaatttgaTGTGATTTGGGATGACCCACACGTTGCTCTGCTATGATGCTTGTTTAATAAGGGGTTAAATGCTACTAAATGGGCttacaattggaaaaaaaagagaaaacacatCCAATACTTATTGTGTttattatacaaaaaaaatcatataccaCCCTATTATATGGTCTTTATACTTTGTATAATATCCACCTACTGTATACCTACTTTTGCACCAcgccatattttttaaacccaaaTAATTCAAACAACGCTGATAAATgccaaaatgcatttttcacccattaaaaaaaaaaaaaaaatcgggattGACTCACCCTCCAAAATACCCCAAACACAGAAATGCAACCTgccataattgtaaaaaaaaatgaataaaatattgaaaCCATTTCCAAATAGGTAAATCTGCGGGTGCCGAACTGTGAGTATGTGGCGGTGCACTCTAGTAACGGCAACATGCCTGTAATTGTTGCATTATtatcttaatttttttcatagtaTTTAAAGTTTTCAAACTCTATACATAGACTTTAAAaagatttgtcaaaaaaaagcactgtttggcctaaaaatgtatttccaacACTCAAACATAATGCAAACCTTACATACTTCGGAAGTTAGAATAACTACATTGTTGCAACGTAATTTTAAATGAAGAGATTGTACATTACTAACTGAAACCAAACGACTTTTTTAAACTTATTTTGCTATCCACACATTATACATAAAATAACAGTTTGTTTTCCTGcaagaaaaccttttttaacAATAGCCACACGGGAGCAGTAATTtaatttttccttttattttattcttttattgaaatgaatgcaatgatTCTTTTCATCTACAGGTCGAGCCTTTAGTGGACTGCACACGTCAGAGTAGAAATTAGTGTGAGATCACATGCTTGTCTGCTCTACTCTTCCTGCAGCTTTCTTTGAAGTCTGCGGGACGCGGAGATTAATCAAGATGCAAGGTCATCTGGATGACTTTTATGCATAAGCCAACATGCACACAAATAAGAATTACACTGACAAAATATGTTGATGTTGTACACATAAGCACAGGTGTTACGATAACATACCTCTTTGTAACCCTTTGGAAATGGTCCATTGGGTCCTAAGTCATACATAAGGTGCATTTTTCTATCCAAAACAGACAGCGAGAGAGAAGATAGGCTTGTAAAAGAGTGTTCCACAGTTACAGAATCCATCTGGTACATATTTTTCAAAGCTGAGGTGAGATGCTGTTTACTTGATAGACGAATAAATATGACCTAACAATGTGTTGCATGGTCAGATTGTTGCAAATTCCCTCCCGGAGCATCCATATTGATGAGTAGCTCGCTTGCAATTTGCCGCCACCTACCCAGACAGCTGGCCACAATTGTGTTTGGCAGATGTCAAGACATCCTGGCAGTGCAACGCAAAAGTGACATAGTTGGACTGTGTCAAGTAACAAACAGGATGCAATCTCATTTCAAAGTCACCACCAGAGGACACTGTTGGTATATCAGCCTCCCTCACTGGATCTGAATGTTGATGCCCTTGTCTGTTTCATCGATGTGGTTTAGATTatactttttgaaatgaaagcgcATCGAGTATGTCAGTAGGTTACAAGGATGGTGATTCAGCTCTCTAATAAACTCAGTTGAAACGACAATTTCAGGGTTAAAGATAAGAGGTGATGATCACTTATTATTGTGATGAGTatgtaaaagagagagagagagagagagatagagagagagagagagagagagagaacgaaaATTACACAGAGGTGTAGCTAACAATGAATATGAAAACCTATTTGCGCTGAGCctttttcagactttagcagACTGACAC
Proteins encoded in this window:
- the LOC127606345 gene encoding hydroxylysine kinase-like, whose product is MSGKHTTPTLSFSQAEELVKKHYKLTPSELRHLPSFEDQNIYIAAVEGGEYVLKIINSEDSKDPILFEVQTYVMNFLHDDGFPSPRVIKSTTGEAMILKDIDCGSGLQKYLMRLLTYLPGITISNAPLSPRLLYEVGQTAARMDNILREVEHPQLNKLQRDSFTWSLSNVPILEKYIHVLDGDPLQEVVRSILHQYKTTVSRKYPRFRKSLIHGDLNDLNVLVQADESRGYRVSGIIDFADMSFGCSVYDLAINIMYMMHLSPNPIEVGGLVLAGWESVLPLNEAERDCLFWLVLCRFCQQLVLCLSLSSSYPENQDYIMRLSKRGPLILDKFYKIGKEQVEKVWFHTAAHFNDRN